The genomic interval AACGAGACTGTCTTACATCACTTTGGCAATCAGATTCCCTTGCATCTCTACTCTTCCTCTTGTGGCTAATCTCCCCAGTAGATTGTTTGCTTGTTCTATTAAAACTACTGCCAGATCCACCAGAAGAGGACGTAACAGTAGCTTCAAGTGTCTCAGTTTTAGCTCTCTCACTCTGACAAATTACTTTCTGAATGTCACTGTTACAATTTCCAGGAGATATACTAGTAGTCACCGCACCATTGCTGGAACCTCGACTCATATCAAGATCATATGCAACCTGATTGCTACCGCAATGGCTTGACCCAACTGTCATCATTGAACACTCCCTGACCTCCCCATTTGTCATATTTCTAGTCCCTCTGTGAACAAATTGTCCATTAGAAGATCCTAGCTCGGCCATTAAGGGAGCTGCGGTTTgacaaaaattaacaacttcccCTAAACCACCTAAATTTTTATCTTGTTGGACTGAATCATGACACTCAAATCTTGGAGGAGGCATTGTGTTCTTGTTTATTCCAGGGACAACCGGATTGGTAACATTTGAAGGTTGTGAATTTGTTGCCAAACCTGAAGCAGCAACTGTAACCAGCTTTTCTTCTCCAAATTGTCTTGTGTGCTTATCAGTCTCCATCGGACCAGCCGGCAGTTCAGAGAAAAAATTCGAATAGAAGTCTTTCTCGAAGGAATCTTCAAGCGGGTATTGAATCCATGAGATTGTTTCATCATTCTGAATCAAATTACTTGAATTCCCATATGAAGCACTTTCccttgaattttgtttttggacTTGTCTAGACTGATTAGGATTCAGACTTGGTTTTCTCTGCGTTTGGCTGTTGAAAACTACCTGCCCATTTTCCCATAAGAGCTCTACTAGGTCATGTTCTGGCctgttaaattttatgaaaaccacaaaaaggtaaataaattacaatacttcatttttcttctgaaagaagaaaaaaatcagcCAGGGTAACTTATGTTAAACTCAGAGAGAGAACAGACCAGATGGGTTTTTTCTGATTGGTGGTGACAGGAAGATCACCTTCAAAATTCCAACCAGGGATACATGGATTCATGGCTCAGTAATAAAGACTTCTGCATAACAAGACAGACAACACtactaaattaatcaaattaataaacataattGAAGCACTTTTTTGTCATTAACAGTGtgagaataatataaattatactaCAGAATCCCactaaacaaagtaaaaatattttaatacttagtTGACTACTACGATAAAAAAACCAGAGAATTGGTACTATATACAAACGTTTTGTACCATATATAGAAGCATCTGAAGTAACAAATGAATGAATCTCTATTCCTAAAGAAGTAAGACTAGATTTTAATCATGATTAACTATCACTAATATTTTAATGGTAAAGCAACTTTGGAACAAATAAAGAACTCCAATCTTCAAACCTTTTGTcaaataaagggaaaagaatgaTTGGAAATTGAAGTAAAATCTTTAATCATGCAATTTCAAACttgtagaaaaagaaaagcagctAAAGACAACAAGCCACCATTGAAGACCAAAAAGCCAAGAACTTGCGAAGGAGAAACAGTTTCATTTACAAAAACAAACCAGACAAAGAGAAGAAACAATTAACAACACTTTAAAAAACATACCCAGAATAGAAAATGTAAATGAAATCAAGCAAAGCTGACCAAAAGTTAAATCTACGACTTCTGTTTTACGGAAAACTGAAACACAGTAGCACTTGAGTTGCggtttctctctctttaaaaAGCTGGTGCTGATGTAGTtgcaaagaaaatgagaaaatttagAGAATCAGGACCAGCACTAAATGTCATTGAGTTCTGTAAACGTAAAACGATAAATGACCACTTCACTGATGTATACGTGGCAAAACATGAGAGGGTTATGGGGAAAGTGGGTCCAGTTTCAGATAGGAAATCTACAACTACAAGGGCATTGAAGTTGTGATCTGAAAGTAAACAGAGGTAGTACCACGTGTGCAGTAACAGACTGCATTTTATTGCACAATGATTAGAGACACTGTTGTCAggataaatgtttttttggaCAACTGATCCATTGGTTCTTCGgtaaaaatctatataaatgtGAAGATTGTGGTttggataattttgattaaaataaaataaaataatatatatatatatatataaatatatatttatttgtataacgtatatcatattattcaatttttttaaataaaaataaaacaatagcGCATTCATTAccttataattgatattttaatctCAGATTctgattattttatcattctctgaaataattttgaaattttattctgACCATTTGATTTTGCAACAAATAATGTGTGGTGAAGATAAGAGGAAGTAACCAATCATTCCAGAGTAATGAAAGAGCAGATCCTTTTACTATTGTAATTAACATTTAGAAGTCATACAAGTGTAATTCTGTTGCTTGCTTGGTGTATTAAAGCTCATGCCATTAATATATGGCAAAAAAATTTACAGCTTCTCGACTGGGAAACCAACAAGAGGCCTTATCTCTGATGCGATAGAGCGCAACTCATTCACCTCTTCATCACTGAGTCTCCAACCTAACGCACCAGGAAATTCCTTAGCCTGTTCTGCATTTTTGGCTCCTGGGATTGGCACAACATTTTCCTGTGCTATTAGCCAGTTGAGGACTACCTATATACAGAGTAAAAGTTCTATGGTCAGACAGAAGTTTGCTTGTAAGTTCAACTGCTATAACTGCAAAATAGTAACAGATTAATGGCTAAGTAAAACAATTTTCACTGTCTTGTATAGACACATGCAAAGAAAGACAAGAATGAACCTGTGTGGAAGTCTTGCCATAGGCCTCTCCTATTTCATTAATTCTCTTCAGCAGTGGTTGGAGCTGAAAGATGCAAATCTGGTTAAGTGATCATGTTGGATTTCATGATGAGGTTCTCATAACTAGGAGATGCCTTACTTTTGTTAGAAACTCAGGAGTGTAAATCCGGCCTCGAGGCCCAGTTGGTGGGTTTTCTGGGGTATACTTTCCTGTAAGCGCACCTGCGAAAATTTGAATCATTGGTTATGCTTCATCAGACTAGAATCAACTCTTGGACACAAAAGATCAACTTATTGAGGTTTTGGGACTCCTAAGTTTTGGGATTGGTTTAGAACTAGAATATGGCAAAGTCATCTTTCAAATCCGTATTAAATTATCGTATAATGCCCAAAAGACCGTAGGTATGGtgttcaagaaaattttattttctttcatgtaTCTAACATAACCAACAAGAGTTCCTAGACTGACATACTGGATGCACTGAGGTCTCTGgacaaaatgaagcaaaaacaTACAGAAAGGAGACTTCACCTTGAGCGATAGGACTATATGCAATTAATGTGACCCCAAGTTCATCACAGGTAGCCTTCACACCATTTTCTTCTGGGCCTCTGTATATGACACTATAATTCACTTGGTTTGAAGCAAGTGGAATTCCTCTCATCTTAAGCTTCTCATAAGCTTCACGAAGTCGCCTCTCTGTAATAAAGTACTATATAAATCTTAATTCTTCACTATGATAAGGGAGGACAGGGAAATTGAGGTCATATATGAAGCCAGAATcagatttttgtcaaatttttagcAGATTTTGCACATTCAATCAGCAAAATTGAGTCAATTATAgcataaattgtgaaaataCCATTGTAGTTTGAAACACCAACAGCCTTCACTAGGCCCAGTTCAACAGCATCCCCGAGACCATCAATGTACCCTGAAAAGTGATTAACAAACACTAAGCTTCTTTAGAAGCTCAAAGGATTGGCTTCCATATAACATCTGATTCTATTATCTACATGATTTCAACTGTTCAATGAAACACTAAGCTACAGGATTGGCTCTGGgcatcaacaaaaacaaccttCATTTCCCCATATCCCTGGCCTGAAAATCCATGccaatttttcattagcaacTATTTTTTCTCAAAGACATtcagaaataaaatcatgtaacAAGCTCAAAAACACAGACCAATGGAGCTGATAAAGTTCAACTGAAGAAAGTCCAAGCCGACGAAGGGAATCTTTAAGGGCTGAAAGGACACTCTGACGGCCCAGCCTCCACGGTAAAGCTGCAAACTTGGTTGCAACATCCACCTCCACTTCTGgatcctttcctttcctttcctttataAACCTTAAGAAAAGAATCATCAAATTTGGCTATCATAAGTACTAAAAGAACAAAGGAGCACTGTAACTCTTAGAATGTGTACCGTCCTAATAATATTTCTGACTCTATGGCACCAAATGAAGCCTGCAATAACATATGATTCCAATTAATCTTGCATTTTTACCAACTTTCCCATGTAAAAGAACtaagaatttaatgaaaatttttcacAAACCCTAGAACCATAAACCTCAGCTGTATCAAAGAATGTTATTCCATTATCAACACTGGTATTAAAAGCAGCCCTAGCAGCCTTCACCTTCCTATCTGTAATCATAAAAACAACAGACACATAATCAAAGAAATGTAGAAAGGGTTATTCAAACACAGagtttaaaacataaaataggCTTATAAAGAGCAAATTTGTGTAATTAATATAAGCTTAGAACTGACCGTCCCATTCAAAGTTATTCCAGAAGCTGGTGTCACCCCAAGACCAAGCTCCAATTCCAAGCCTTGTTACCTTCAATTCAGACCCACctaatttaactttttcttcTGTTGTTTTTAAAGCAGTAAAATTCTCAGTAGCCTCGGCTCTTACGGTACCAACTGATCTCCTTTGTCCGAACACACAGAAACATGATACACCAATCACATGCATAGCCATTTTCGAATTGGAAAAACCTCAAAAGGGTTCCTCCAATTCCTACGATTGCTAATCTCTGTACGTAAGGATAAATGGAATGTAAATAGAATGGTGATTAAATGGTTTGCAGAATGAAGAAGTGAATTGTAACgtagagagaaaggaagagaaaataaacGGTAGGCTGAAAATAATTCACTTACTTGACCACTAAAAAAGGACACGTCAGTTCATGAACTCTGTGTGGCTTCCTGTAGTGCTGGAATTTTGTAGCCGAATGGAATGGATTGGATGGTCCTACTCCTGTTTATAAGAAGTTTTAAGAAGCCAAGCACatggataaaaattttataaaaaaaataaataaataaatacttggTTTTGcaagaaattcataaataacccaacacaaatatgaaataacaatttaaataatcagaaacaaaacaaaaaccctTGGAAACGCCAGAACAGCAACAATTAATCCAagtttagaaatataaattagCAAACTCTGTCCATGTGATATAAGTTTAGGTAATGGTCTGTTGGGCCGAAGTTCTTTATAAGGATCTGAGCCTGACCTTTCGTATGCCTTCATGATTGGGCTCAAGAAGTGTTTCCCTTCACCAATCTCAAGTTCAAAGTGGGTTCTACTTTTTCAAAGTCCTAATCGGGTCCGGTCTGGTCTTGTCTATCAGTTCGGCCTTGGTATACATTAAACCCAGGGAGGTCTACATGAATGTTTTGAGAGTGGGCTACATTTTCCCAgtcaaaacactttttcactttttataggtttctttttaaaaaaaaaaaaactcaaaatttaactcttttaacGTGGGAGGATCCTAACATTatgtcaaaaattaaattataatattatttcaaactattttatattattatcatatattaattaaattatttaaaaaaatctttt from Mangifera indica cultivar Alphonso unplaced genomic scaffold, CATAS_Mindica_2.1 Un_0065, whole genome shotgun sequence carries:
- the LOC123207188 gene encoding uncharacterized oxidoreductase At1g06690, chloroplastic-like isoform X1 yields the protein MAMHVIGVSCFCVFGQRRSVGTVRAEATENFTALKTTEEKVKLGGSELKVTRLGIGAWSWGDTSFWNNFEWDDRKVKAARAAFNTSVDNGITFFDTAEVYGSRASFGAIESEILLGRFIKERKGKDPEVEVDVATKFAALPWRLGRQSVLSALKDSLRRLGLSSVELYQLHWPGIWGNEGYIDGLGDAVELGLVKAVGVSNYNERRLREAYEKLKMRGIPLASNQVNYSVIYRGPEENGVKATCDELGVTLIAYSPIAQGALTGKYTPENPPTGPRGRIYTPEFLTKLQPLLKRINEIGEAYGKTSTQVVLNWLIAQENVVPIPGAKNAEQAKEFPGALGWRLSDEEVNELRSIASEIRPLVGFPVEKL
- the LOC123207188 gene encoding uncharacterized oxidoreductase At1g06690, chloroplastic-like isoform X2 yields the protein MAMHVIGVSCFCVFGQRRSVGTVRAEATENFTALKTTEEKVKLGGSELKVTRLGIGAWSWGDTSFWNNFEWDDRKVKAARAAFNTSVDNGITFFDTAEVYGSRASFGAIESEILLGRFIKERKGKDPEVEVDVATKFAALPWRLGRQSVLSALKDSLRRLGLSSVELYQLHWPGIWGNEGYIDGLGDAVELGLVKAVGVSNYNERRLREAYEKLKMRGIPLASNQVNYSVIYRGPEENGVKATCDELGVTLIAYSPIAQGKYTPENPPTGPRGRIYTPEFLTKLQPLLKRINEIGEAYGKTSTQVVLNWLIAQENVVPIPGAKNAEQAKEFPGALGWRLSDEEVNELRSIASEIRPLVGFPVEKL
- the LOC123207187 gene encoding transcription factor PIF4-like isoform X2 → MNPCIPGWNFEGDLPVTTNQKKPIWPEHDLVELLWENGQVVFNSQTQRKPSLNPNQSRQVQKQNSRESASYGNSSNLIQNDETISWIQYPLEDSFEKDFYSNFFSELPAGPMETDKHTRQFGEEKLVTVAASGLATNSQPSNVTNPVVPGINKNTMPPPRFECHDSVQQDKNLGGLGEVVNFCQTAAPLMAELGSSNGQFVHRGTRNMTNGEVRECSMMTVGSSHCGSNQVAYDLDMSRGSSNGAVTTSISPGNCNSDIQKVICQSERAKTETLEATVTSSSGGSGSSFNRTSKQSTGEISHKRKSRDARESDCQSDAAELDSAGGNKSSQRSGSCRRSRSAEVHNLSERRRRDRINEKMRALQELIPHCNKTDKASMLDEVIEYLKSLQLQLQVMWMGSGMTPMMFPGVQHFFSRMGMGIGPTPLPSINNPMHLSGVSLVDQSMSIAQAHNQAVMCQNSMLNSVNYQNQMQNPNFSDQYARYMGFHPVQTTSQPINMFRFGPQTVQSPIMSLPSTSCGPFTGGAATDNASQVARQVNQ
- the LOC123207187 gene encoding transcription factor PIF4-like isoform X1; its protein translation is MNPCIPGWNFEGDLPVTTNQKKPIWPEHDLVELLWENGQVVFNSQTQRKPSLNPNQSRQVQKQNSRESASYGNSSNLIQNDETISWIQYPLEDSFEKDFYSNFFSELPAGPMETDKHTRQFGEEKLVTVAASGLATNSQPSNVTNPVVPGINKNTMPPPRFECHDSVQQDKNLGGLGEVVNFCQTAAPLMAELGSSNGQFVHRGTRNMTNGEVRECSMMTVGSSHCGSNQVAYDLDMSRGSSNGAVTTSISPGNCNSDIQKVICQSERAKTETLEATVTSSSGGSGSSFNRTSKQSTGEISHKRKSRDARESDCQSDAAELDSAGGNKSSQRSGSCRRSRSAEVHNLSERRRRDRINEKMRALQELIPHCNKTDKASMLDEVIEYLKSLQLQLQMFQVMWMGSGMTPMMFPGVQHFFSRMGMGIGPTPLPSINNPMHLSGVSLVDQSMSIAQAHNQAVMCQNSMLNSVNYQNQMQNPNFSDQYARYMGFHPVQTTSQPINMFRFGPQTVQSPIMSLPSTSCGPFTGGAATDNASQVARQVNQ